One window of Leptotrichia sp. oral taxon 498 genomic DNA carries:
- a CDS encoding anaerobic ribonucleoside triphosphate reductase: protein MGLELTPNLNKTIEKIINVEKNDTNNENANMSSMTPAGQMMKFASEVSKVYALENLISEKFRKAHEDGIIHIHDLDFYPSKTTTCLQYDLEDMFEKGFVTKHGYIREAQSILTYATLATIIFQTNQNEQHGGQAIPAFDFYMAKGVLKSFRQYLKNRILNFVEIKNDVEITEKYEKDAKAFLKKTVDSIKTTEEENEKISKYFSISKNDLKKLLKSSYKDTKKETYQAMEGFLHNLNTMHSRGGNQVVFSSINYGTDTSYEGRMVIKELLRATSKGLGKGETPIFPIQIFKVKEGLNFSENDYNLARSNFENLLESVKSDENIYDEGKKNVKFETPNFDLLLLACETTSRRLFPNFVFLDAEFNRHEKWDMNDPKKYRYEIATMGCRTRVFENVNGEKTSLGRGNLSFTSINFPRLAVETRKDVEEKILAMEKENKFSSEKEKIDKKNEMLVKEFQEKVLDTSRLAGEQLLERFKFQKTALAKQFPFMKGNNLWKGLGDKKENDEVGEAINSGTLAIGFVGGANAMYALFDVEHGTNELAYKTLYDTIEKMEKVADEFKNKYHLNYSVLASPAESLAGRFLRMDREKFGVIKNVTDRDYYVNSFHIDVKKEISIFDKIRKEAPFHKLTKGGHITYVELDGEARKNISVILKIVKVMKDSGIGYGSINHPVDRCKDCGTEAIIYDSCPVCGSHNISRIRRITGYLTGDLESWNSAKKAEEMDRVKHGI from the coding sequence ATGGGATTAGAATTGACACCGAATTTAAATAAAACAATTGAAAAAATAATAAATGTGGAAAAAAATGATACAAATAATGAAAATGCGAACATGTCTTCAATGACACCTGCGGGACAAATGATGAAATTTGCAAGTGAAGTTTCAAAAGTTTATGCACTTGAAAATCTTATATCTGAAAAATTTAGAAAAGCTCATGAAGATGGGATTATCCACATTCACGATTTGGACTTTTATCCAAGCAAAACGACAACTTGTCTTCAGTATGATCTGGAAGATATGTTTGAAAAAGGATTTGTCACAAAGCATGGTTATATTCGTGAAGCGCAAAGTATTTTAACTTATGCCACTCTTGCGACTATTATTTTTCAGACAAATCAGAATGAACAGCATGGTGGTCAAGCAATTCCAGCGTTTGATTTTTATATGGCAAAAGGAGTGCTAAAGTCATTTAGACAGTATTTGAAAAATAGAATTTTAAATTTTGTGGAAATTAAAAATGATGTTGAAATTACTGAAAAATATGAAAAAGATGCAAAAGCATTTTTGAAAAAAACAGTTGATTCGATAAAAACGACAGAAGAAGAAAATGAAAAAATATCAAAATATTTTAGTATTTCTAAAAATGATTTGAAAAAGTTGTTAAAAAGTAGCTATAAAGATACAAAAAAAGAAACTTATCAGGCGATGGAAGGATTTTTGCATAACTTAAATACAATGCATTCACGTGGTGGAAATCAAGTTGTCTTTTCTTCAATAAATTATGGAACAGATACGTCATATGAAGGTAGAATGGTCATAAAAGAACTTTTAAGAGCGACTTCAAAAGGTCTTGGAAAAGGAGAAACTCCAATTTTTCCAATTCAGATTTTTAAAGTAAAAGAAGGTTTAAATTTTTCTGAAAATGATTATAATTTAGCGCGAAGTAATTTTGAAAATCTTTTAGAAAGTGTAAAAAGCGACGAAAATATTTATGATGAAGGTAAAAAAAATGTAAAATTTGAAACACCAAATTTTGATCTGTTACTACTCGCCTGTGAAACTACCAGTCGTAGATTGTTCCCTAATTTTGTATTTCTTGATGCAGAGTTTAATAGACATGAAAAATGGGATATGAATGATCCTAAAAAATATAGATACGAAATTGCAACAATGGGATGCAGAACGAGAGTTTTTGAAAATGTAAATGGTGAAAAAACAAGTCTTGGACGAGGAAATTTGTCATTTACAAGTATTAATTTTCCTAGACTTGCAGTTGAAACTCGAAAAGATGTGGAAGAAAAAATTTTAGCAATGGAAAAAGAAAATAAATTTTCTAGTGAAAAAGAAAAAATAGATAAAAAAAATGAAATGTTAGTAAAAGAATTTCAAGAAAAAGTTTTGGACACGTCAAGACTCGCTGGAGAACAATTATTAGAAAGATTTAAATTTCAAAAAACCGCTCTTGCAAAACAATTCCCATTTATGAAAGGAAATAATTTGTGGAAAGGTTTGGGAGATAAAAAAGAAAATGATGAAGTGGGAGAGGCGATAAATAGCGGAACACTTGCGATAGGTTTTGTAGGTGGAGCCAATGCGATGTATGCTTTGTTTGATGTAGAACATGGAACAAATGAATTAGCATATAAGACACTTTATGATACGATTGAAAAGATGGAAAAAGTGGCGGATGAGTTTAAAAATAAATATCACTTGAATTATTCAGTATTGGCATCTCCTGCAGAAAGTCTTGCGGGAAGATTTTTAAGAATGGACAGAGAAAAATTTGGAGTGATAAAAAATGTTACAGATAGAGATTATTATGTAAATTCGTTTCACATTGATGTCAAAAAAGAAATAAGCATTTTTGATAAAATAAGAAAAGAAGCACCTTTTCATAAACTTACAAAAGGTGGACATATAACTTATGTGGAATTAGACGGAGAAGCTAGAAAAAATATAAGTGTAATTTTAAAAATAGTAAAAGTTATGAAAGATAGCGGAATAGGTTATGGTTCAATAAATCATCCAGTCGACAGATGTAAAGATTGTGGAACTGAGGCAATAATTTATGACAGTTGTCCTGTTTGCGGAAGTCACAATATATCAAGAATCAGAAGAATAACTGGTTATCTGACAGGGGATCTTGAAAGTTGGAACAGTGCAAAAAAAGCTGAAGAAATGGACAGAGTAAAACACGGAATTTAA
- a CDS encoding DUF4878 domain-containing protein, producing the protein MKKILLGMLFLVFLTSCGGNSSEKTVAKFIDNLKAGKTTEAGKYTTDANFLKNFEQNYISQSQEQLYKTLLKNINYKITSSEKQSEDTSIVTVEVENIDTRKLFLQFFKNISSNTFSKDATKKSTEEILKETLESKDLPKAKNTTKFMVKKSSDEEKVAVTGENLEVLLGKLNTTFSNLNTILPKDENNNENSENN; encoded by the coding sequence ATGAAAAAAATACTATTGGGAATGTTATTTCTTGTTTTTTTGACAAGCTGTGGCGGTAATAGTTCAGAAAAAACAGTTGCAAAATTTATTGACAACTTAAAAGCTGGAAAAACAACCGAAGCTGGAAAATACACCACTGATGCAAATTTTTTGAAAAACTTTGAACAAAATTATATTAGTCAAAGTCAGGAACAACTGTACAAAACTTTGCTAAAAAATATTAATTACAAAATTACTAGCTCGGAAAAACAAAGTGAAGATACAAGTATTGTAACTGTTGAAGTTGAAAATATCGACACAAGAAAATTATTTTTACAATTTTTTAAAAATATCTCAAGCAACACTTTTTCAAAAGATGCGACTAAAAAGTCTACTGAAGAAATATTAAAAGAAACATTAGAATCCAAAGACTTGCCAAAAGCAAAAAATACTACAAAATTTATGGTAAAAAAATCTTCAGATGAAGAAAAAGTGGCTGTAACAGGAGAAAATTTAGAAGTACTATTAGGAAAATTAAATACAACTTTTTCAAATTTGAATACAATTCTTCCAAAAGATGAAAATAACAATGAAAATTCAGAAAATAATTAA
- a CDS encoding VirB3 family type IV secretion system protein, with amino-acid sequence MKKRQIFSSLMDEMEIMGVPLQIFKIIMGFTGILYVFTKNFMAFVIAAILMAVCRIICFGDNYRINLLFKYFTDEDELDA; translated from the coding sequence ATGAAGAAAAGACAGATTTTTTCATCACTTATGGATGAAATGGAAATTATGGGAGTTCCTCTGCAAATTTTTAAAATAATAATGGGATTTACGGGAATCTTGTATGTTTTTACAAAAAATTTTATGGCATTTGTAATAGCGGCAATTCTTATGGCAGTTTGTAGAATTATTTGCTTTGGTGACAATTATAGAATAAATTTATTGTTTAAATATTTTACTGATGAAGATGAGCTGGATGCTTAA
- the ffh gene encoding signal recognition particle protein, whose translation MFNNLGDRFKDIFKKVRGQGKLTESNMKDALREVRLALLEADVNYSVAKNFVSRIREKALGEEVISGVNPTQQFVKIVNDELVKVLGGTNVALKKAEKGMTVVMLCGLQGAGKTTFSGKLAKFLKSKGEKPFLIGADVYRPAAKKQLKVLAQQVKVGSFTIDESTDALKIVQEGIKAAKDENATYVIIDTAGRLHIDEELMKELHDIKDNVKPDEILLVVDGMTGQDAVNVAKSFNEELDITGVVLTKLDGDTRGGAALSVKEVAGKPIKFISEGEKLDDVSAFHPDRLASRILGMGDVVSLVEKAQEAIDEKEAKKMEEKFRKNQFDFEDFLKQFKMIRKMGSIAGIMKMIPGVDTSMIDMGMAEKEMKKVEAIIYSMTVEERRNPKLLKAGTRKGRIAKGSGVQVNDVNKLIKQFEQMKQMMKMFNSGAIPGLGMMKGRKR comes from the coding sequence ATGTTTAATAATTTAGGAGATAGATTTAAAGATATATTTAAAAAAGTCAGAGGGCAGGGGAAATTGACGGAAAGTAATATGAAGGATGCTCTTCGGGAAGTTAGATTAGCTTTGCTGGAAGCGGATGTTAATTACAGTGTTGCCAAAAATTTTGTTTCAAGAATCCGTGAAAAAGCGCTGGGAGAAGAAGTAATTTCAGGAGTAAATCCAACACAGCAATTTGTAAAGATAGTGAATGATGAACTTGTGAAAGTGCTTGGTGGAACAAATGTTGCACTTAAAAAGGCTGAGAAAGGAATGACAGTCGTGATGCTGTGTGGGCTTCAGGGTGCTGGGAAAACGACATTTTCAGGAAAACTTGCAAAATTTTTAAAATCAAAGGGAGAAAAACCTTTTTTAATTGGAGCTGATGTGTATAGACCAGCGGCTAAAAAACAATTAAAAGTGTTGGCACAGCAGGTAAAAGTTGGGTCTTTTACGATAGATGAGAGCACAGATGCATTAAAAATCGTACAAGAGGGAATAAAAGCAGCCAAAGATGAAAATGCTACTTATGTGATAATTGATACGGCTGGTAGACTTCACATTGACGAAGAGTTGATGAAAGAGCTGCACGATATAAAAGATAATGTAAAACCTGATGAAATACTTCTTGTGGTTGATGGAATGACTGGACAAGATGCGGTAAATGTGGCAAAATCTTTTAATGAAGAGCTTGATATAACTGGAGTTGTACTAACTAAACTAGACGGAGATACTCGTGGTGGTGCGGCTTTGTCGGTTAAAGAAGTTGCTGGAAAACCAATAAAATTTATAAGTGAAGGGGAAAAACTTGACGATGTTTCGGCATTTCACCCTGATAGACTCGCCTCTCGTATTTTGGGGATGGGAGATGTCGTGTCGCTGGTTGAAAAGGCGCAGGAAGCGATTGATGAAAAAGAAGCTAAAAAAATGGAAGAAAAATTTAGAAAAAATCAGTTTGATTTTGAAGATTTTTTGAAACAATTTAAAATGATTAGAAAAATGGGGTCGATTGCGGGAATTATGAAAATGATACCTGGAGTTGATACAAGCATGATTGATATGGGAATGGCTGAAAAAGAGATGAAAAAAGTGGAAGCTATTATTTACTCAATGACAGTGGAAGAAAGAAGAAATCCAAAACTTTTAAAAGCTGGAACAAGAAAAGGGAGAATTGCCAAAGGTAGCGGAGTTCAAGTAAATGATGTAAATAAATTAATAAAACAGTTTGAGCAGATGAAGCAAATGATGAAAATGTTTAACAGCGGAGCAATTCCAGGACTTGGAATGATGAAAGGCAGAAAAAGATAA
- a CDS encoding TrbI/VirB10 family protein yields the protein MDEDNLKKYEDEDLIIEEADETELEDDIGDISDFEDESKKDLEKGGKFKKKLPIYVAIGGFSIIVGLLAIPGVIKNSIKKNKNQNELSQNMEQPVYDGEVDPEEAQNKNLNLGNQNESSAINVNEPCDTVNLNNPNNINNPNCANISNNQNIAQAQNENQNESQSKNQNESQNKISKTQNHSSKNFEAQDFSKNEIQKKINKNISSDEQNKIYSFRNISKPEKPEYHPRNIEKPSSGALNSLSKNDNSSLSVDKSDKIDKSAEKKIRTKAKANGINTFSLQQGSYIPIVTSTKMNSDTPSYFMAIVSENVYSKDGHHKILIPMGSKIIGNYSTLKNNNDTRMLMMVDKIILPNNKTVVFEKSNVIDLKGEIGAKGKLNTKLTQRIGKSLLALSFSVADLVLDYRKTRVARRYPSRWDEIITDPVNTVKDSMETIDKAWNSVKNRIKIPVGTKLNVFTGNEIVLEEYKRS from the coding sequence ATGGATGAAGATAATTTGAAAAAATATGAAGATGAAGATTTGATAATTGAGGAAGCTGATGAAACTGAATTGGAAGACGACATTGGAGATATTTCAGATTTTGAAGATGAATCAAAAAAAGATTTAGAAAAAGGTGGAAAGTTTAAGAAGAAATTGCCAATCTATGTTGCAATTGGTGGATTTTCAATAATCGTGGGACTTCTTGCAATTCCTGGTGTGATAAAAAATTCAATTAAAAAAAATAAAAATCAAAATGAATTAAGTCAAAATATGGAGCAACCAGTTTATGATGGTGAAGTTGATCCAGAAGAAGCTCAAAATAAAAATCTTAATTTAGGAAATCAAAATGAGAGTAGTGCAATAAATGTAAATGAGCCTTGCGATACAGTTAATTTAAATAATCCGAATAACATTAACAACCCAAATTGTGCAAATATTTCAAATAATCAAAATATAGCTCAAGCTCAGAATGAGAATCAAAATGAATCTCAAAGTAAAAATCAAAACGAAAGTCAAAATAAAATTTCCAAAACTCAAAATCATTCAAGTAAAAATTTTGAAGCTCAAGATTTTTCGAAAAATGAAATACAAAAAAAAATTAATAAAAATATTTCATCCGATGAACAAAATAAAATTTACTCCTTTAGAAATATTTCTAAACCTGAAAAACCTGAGTATCATCCAAGAAATATAGAAAAACCATCATCTGGAGCGTTAAATTCATTGAGTAAAAATGATAATTCTAGTTTGAGTGTTGATAAGAGTGATAAAATTGATAAAAGTGCTGAGAAAAAGATAAGAACGAAAGCTAAAGCAAATGGGATAAATACTTTTTCACTGCAACAGGGAAGTTATATTCCAATTGTAACTTCAACAAAAATGAATAGCGATACTCCCAGTTATTTTATGGCTATAGTTTCTGAAAACGTCTATTCCAAAGATGGACATCACAAAATTCTGATTCCGATGGGAAGCAAAATAATTGGAAATTATTCCACACTGAAAAATAATAACGATACAAGGATGCTTATGATGGTTGACAAAATTATTCTTCCAAATAACAAGACGGTTGTTTTTGAAAAGTCAAATGTGATTGACTTAAAAGGAGAAATTGGTGCAAAAGGAAAGTTGAATACAAAACTAACTCAAAGGATTGGAAAATCATTGCTCGCACTTTCATTTAGCGTGGCAGATTTAGTGCTGGATTATAGAAAGACTAGAGTTGCACGAAGATATCCGTCAAGATGGGATGAAATAATAACAGATCCTGTAAATACAGTAAAAGATTCGATGGAAACAATAGATAAGGCTTGGAATTCAGTAAAAAATCGGATTAAAATACCAGTTGGGACTAAATTAAATGTTTTTACAGGAAATGAAATTGTTTTGGAAGAATATAAAAGAAGTTAA
- a CDS encoding TrbG/VirB9 family P-type conjugative transfer protein, with the protein MKKINKINKILIKALIFLIFGIFIQAEENKENFLSQESISKMQIKKLLSGKQDAIKRVATTFDYYSDSIYDIYVTPDFVTMIKFDPEEEIIAVIGGNNSNFEMEQEFGGEDNSVYLFVRPTDLDITSNVNVITNKRIYMFNLYSTLEIFNPFVKFNYLTSENDMKTKIPVKKDFNKNSILMDVNKMDSNYMVTNKNLPFAPTQVFTDGIKTVIILPEEIQEAPVIMVKGTSGNGFEVVNFEYEFNKIIVHRKIKEAVLKLGKKQVRIKHK; encoded by the coding sequence ATGAAAAAAATAAATAAAATAAATAAAATTTTGATAAAGGCATTAATTTTTCTTATATTTGGAATTTTTATACAAGCTGAAGAAAATAAAGAAAATTTTTTGAGTCAAGAAAGTATTTCTAAAATGCAAATAAAAAAATTGCTTTCCGGAAAGCAAGATGCGATAAAACGGGTTGCGACTACTTTTGATTACTATTCTGACAGCATTTATGACATTTATGTCACGCCAGATTTTGTCACGATGATAAAGTTTGATCCAGAAGAAGAGATTATCGCTGTTATTGGTGGAAATAATTCTAATTTTGAGATGGAGCAGGAATTTGGAGGAGAAGATAATTCTGTTTATTTGTTTGTCAGACCCACAGATCTTGATATAACTTCAAATGTTAATGTCATAACAAATAAAAGGATTTATATGTTTAATTTGTATTCGACTCTTGAAATATTTAATCCATTTGTGAAATTTAATTATTTGACTTCTGAAAATGATATGAAGACAAAAATTCCAGTTAAAAAAGACTTTAATAAAAACTCTATTTTGATGGATGTCAATAAAATGGATTCAAATTATATGGTGACAAATAAAAATTTACCTTTTGCTCCGACGCAAGTTTTTACTGACGGGATAAAAACTGTCATAATTTTGCCTGAAGAAATACAGGAAGCGCCTGTTATAATGGTAAAAGGAACTAGTGGAAATGGTTTTGAGGTGGTTAATTTTGAATATGAATTTAATAAAATAATTGTTCATAGGAAAATTAAGGAAGCGGTGCTCAAACTTGGGAAAAAACAAGTTAGAATTAAACATAAATAA
- a CDS encoding glycosyl hydrolase 108 family protein, with the protein MVNKNNMDILIDVLDSVDKKNLQNFKKNETKTENSIIKKESEISSKTENKEKSIEELRKDVLENAQKIYNRNPRPKYAWESQGPNYYDCSGFSQSIYKNAGLKIPRVSSEQSKFTSKTLKKSELKPGDLVFYGKDEVNHVAVYMGDGKIMESGGGNSRNNTPAKAGVGIRIRNIDARKDFKGGISLEDVAIKNKVVSKTEEHKTIQNNDRRFEEIFKYLLKVEGGYSNDKNDSGGKTKYGITEREARSHGYKGDMRNLSLDFAKKIYEEDYYKKNQLDKVENDKIALSICDFSVNSGSYGVRKAQETLNKINGTNLKVDGVLGEKTLEALNEINPETFLKEYHNSQRKYYNSIAYGKNKVFLKGWQNRVSTKENTIRNMNTVKNNSQSFTR; encoded by the coding sequence ATGGTAAATAAAAATAATATGGATATCTTAATAGATGTTTTAGATTCAGTTGATAAAAAAAATTTACAAAATTTCAAAAAAAATGAAACTAAAACTGAAAATTCTATCATAAAAAAAGAATCTGAAATTTCTTCAAAAACAGAAAATAAAGAAAAATCAATCGAAGAATTGAGAAAAGATGTATTAGAGAATGCTCAAAAAATATACAACAGAAATCCAAGACCAAAATATGCATGGGAAAGTCAAGGACCAAATTATTATGATTGCTCTGGGTTTTCCCAAAGTATTTACAAAAATGCTGGACTAAAGATTCCAAGAGTTTCTTCTGAGCAATCCAAATTTACATCTAAAACTTTAAAAAAATCCGAATTAAAACCTGGAGATTTAGTCTTTTACGGCAAAGACGAAGTCAATCATGTAGCAGTTTACATGGGAGATGGAAAAATTATGGAATCTGGAGGCGGTAACTCAAGAAATAACACTCCAGCTAAAGCGGGAGTCGGAATTAGAATAAGAAACATCGACGCTAGAAAAGATTTTAAGGGAGGAATTTCTTTGGAAGATGTCGCAATAAAAAACAAAGTTGTAAGTAAAACCGAAGAACATAAAACTATCCAGAATAACGACCGTCGTTTTGAAGAAATTTTCAAATATCTTTTAAAAGTGGAAGGTGGTTATTCCAACGACAAGAACGACAGCGGCGGAAAAACAAAATACGGGATTACTGAAAGAGAAGCTAGAAGTCATGGATATAAAGGCGATATGCGCAATTTATCCTTAGATTTTGCAAAAAAAATCTATGAAGAAGACTATTATAAAAAAAATCAGTTAGACAAAGTTGAAAATGATAAAATTGCCCTTTCCATTTGTGATTTTTCAGTAAATTCTGGTAGTTACGGAGTGAGAAAAGCTCAAGAAACATTAAATAAAATTAATGGTACCAACTTAAAAGTAGATGGTGTACTCGGTGAAAAAACATTAGAAGCATTAAATGAGATAAATCCTGAAACTTTCTTAAAAGAATATCATAATTCTCAAAGAAAGTATTACAATAGTATTGCTTATGGAAAAAATAAAGTTTTCTTAAAAGGATGGCAAAATAGAGTTTCTACTAAAGAAAATACTATTAGAAATATGAATACTGTTAAAAATAATTCACAGTCATTCACTAGATAA
- the ylxM gene encoding YlxM family DNA-binding protein: MNKLEKLEDFLRHSILFLYYGELFSKKQREYLELYFEENSSFSEIAKKYKITRQAVYDNIKRGIKQLDEYEEKLKIFEKEKELKNKLLFLKSNFTLENLEKIIEEFDYDENLE, from the coding sequence ATGAATAAACTAGAAAAATTGGAAGATTTTTTGAGACACTCGATACTTTTTTTGTATTATGGAGAACTTTTTTCTAAAAAGCAAAGAGAGTATTTGGAACTGTATTTCGAGGAAAATAGTTCTTTTTCAGAAATTGCAAAAAAATATAAGATTACACGGCAAGCTGTTTATGATAATATAAAGCGTGGGATAAAGCAGCTTGATGAATATGAAGAAAAATTAAAAATATTTGAAAAAGAAAAGGAACTAAAAAATAAACTTTTATTTTTGAAAAGTAATTTTACTTTGGAAAATTTGGAAAAAATAATTGAAGAATTTGATTATGATGAAAATTTAGAATAA
- the nrdG gene encoding anaerobic ribonucleoside-triphosphate reductase activating protein encodes MKNEDLKKDFSLRLLRTFKETIVDGVGLRYSIYFSGCSHACPGCHNEYSWNPNNGTELTYEILNEIANEINQNELLDGITISGGDPLFNPKDMLKVLKFLKEKTKKNIWMYTGYTLEEIKKDDLRKKCLKYVDVLVDGRFIKELYDPNIKFRGSSNQRIIKREDFGI; translated from the coding sequence ATGAAAAATGAGGATTTAAAAAAAGATTTTTCGCTAAGACTTTTAAGAACTTTTAAGGAAACTATTGTCGATGGGGTTGGACTTCGCTATTCAATATATTTTTCAGGTTGTTCTCATGCTTGTCCTGGTTGCCATAACGAGTATTCTTGGAATCCTAATAATGGGACTGAATTGACTTATGAAATTTTGAATGAAATTGCTAATGAAATTAATCAAAATGAATTACTTGATGGAATTACGATTAGTGGTGGGGATCCGCTTTTTAATCCAAAGGATATGTTAAAAGTTTTGAAATTTTTGAAAGAAAAGACGAAAAAAAATATTTGGATGTATACAGGTTATACATTGGAAGAAATAAAAAAAGATGATTTGAGAAAAAAATGCTTGAAATATGTTGATGTTTTGGTTGACGGACGATTTATTAAAGAATTGTATGATCCAAATATAAAATTTAGAGGAAGTAGCAATCAGAGAATTATAAAAAGAGAAGATTTTGGAATATAA